Proteins encoded together in one Mycolicibacter minnesotensis window:
- a CDS encoding TIGR03857 family LLM class F420-dependent oxidoreductase has translation MDRTAPQVTESLSAASADYQLNELGYYAVTRHPADARVVLPEARAAEALGLGSCHIGERFTVKDPAVLSGAVAGCSQKLGIAPSTNHHTRHPTVTATVGSTMHALTEGRFAMAFGRGMGGYWQAMGLPTVTAARLRDFFGILRRLWAGEMILDHDGPAGKWPMLRHANGLGEGPPIGLVAVGPKTMELAGEIADFVVLHTFFSDRATEASVAAVRRGAERAGRDPDSVRIWACLATVCDSLSPDDQLRRGVGRLATYLQAYPDVLVSANGWDPTVWDRIRQSELFTDAATAGPIDASASFETLQRLAELIPAEWLAAAAAGSARACAGTVARQFDLGVHSVIMHGASPHELEPVVQAYRADRPTLPRAVAANPGRFA, from the coding sequence ATGGATCGCACCGCACCGCAGGTCACCGAGTCCTTGAGCGCGGCGAGCGCGGACTACCAGCTCAACGAGCTCGGCTATTACGCCGTGACCCGGCACCCCGCGGATGCCCGCGTCGTCCTGCCCGAAGCCCGGGCCGCCGAGGCGCTGGGGCTGGGCTCCTGCCACATCGGGGAACGCTTTACCGTCAAAGACCCTGCGGTGCTCAGCGGTGCCGTGGCGGGCTGCAGCCAGAAATTGGGCATCGCCCCCTCGACCAATCACCACACCCGCCACCCGACGGTGACCGCGACGGTGGGTTCGACCATGCACGCCCTGACGGAGGGCCGCTTCGCCATGGCGTTCGGGCGCGGGATGGGTGGATATTGGCAGGCCATGGGACTGCCGACGGTGACCGCGGCCCGGCTGCGTGACTTCTTCGGCATTCTGCGCCGGCTCTGGGCCGGCGAGATGATCCTGGACCATGACGGCCCGGCCGGAAAATGGCCGATGCTGCGCCATGCCAACGGCCTGGGCGAAGGACCGCCGATCGGCCTGGTGGCGGTGGGCCCCAAGACCATGGAGCTGGCCGGCGAGATCGCCGATTTCGTGGTGCTGCACACGTTCTTCTCCGATCGCGCGACCGAGGCCTCGGTTGCAGCCGTGCGGCGCGGGGCCGAACGGGCGGGCCGCGATCCCGACAGCGTCCGCATCTGGGCGTGCCTGGCGACGGTGTGTGACTCGTTGTCCCCGGATGATCAGCTGCGTCGCGGGGTCGGACGGTTGGCAACCTACTTGCAGGCCTACCCCGACGTGCTGGTCTCGGCCAATGGCTGGGATCCGACCGTGTGGGACCGAATCCGCCAGTCGGAGCTGTTCACCGATGCCGCCACCGCCGGCCCGATCGACGCCAGTGCGTCCTTTGAGACGCTGCAGCGGCTGGCCGAGCTGATTCCGGCCGAGTGGTTAGCCGCGGCCGCAGCGGGATCGGCCCGTGCCTGCGCCGGCACCGTCGCCCGCCAGTTCGACCTCGGCGTGCATTCGGTGATCATGCATGGGGCCAGCCCCCACGAGCTGGAGCCCGTCGTGCAGGCCTACCGCGCCGACCGGCCGACACTGCCTCGGGCGGTGGCGGCGAATCCGGGCCGGTTCGCCTGA
- a CDS encoding TspO/MBR family protein: MGTIAPNTDKPRSEHLAALLTSLVAVIIVATLGGYASAGAAAKYGTLAQPSWAPPSYLFGPVWSVLYLLMAVAAWLVWRADPRWTNPAIIAYAVQLALNLIWSPLFFGLGWRGLALVDILVLDLAVAVTIALFWKVRRPAAVMLLPYLGWILFATALNYSVWSLNS; the protein is encoded by the coding sequence ATGGGAACGATTGCGCCGAACACCGATAAGCCCCGTTCCGAGCACCTGGCCGCGCTGCTGACTTCGCTGGTCGCGGTGATCATCGTGGCGACCCTCGGGGGGTATGCCTCCGCGGGTGCCGCGGCCAAATATGGCACGCTTGCCCAACCCTCTTGGGCGCCACCGAGTTACCTGTTCGGTCCGGTGTGGAGCGTGCTGTACCTACTGATGGCGGTCGCGGCCTGGCTGGTCTGGCGCGCCGATCCGCGGTGGACCAACCCCGCGATCATCGCCTACGCCGTACAGTTGGCCCTGAACCTGATCTGGTCGCCGCTGTTCTTCGGGCTCGGCTGGCGGGGCCTGGCCTTGGTCGACATTCTGGTGCTGGATTTGGCGGTCGCCGTCACCATCGCACTGTTCTGGAAGGTGCGGCGCCCCGCCGCCGTGATGCTGCTGCCGTATCTCGGGTGGATCCTGTTCGCGACCGCCCTGAACTACTCGGTGTGGTCGCTGAACAGCTGA